The Chryseobacterium sp. G0186 genome includes the window GGGATGTACTGTTTCAGTTCCGTAAGGATGTGGAAGAAAAAAAACTTCCGTTGGTTTCCTGGCTGGTAGCTCCTGAGCATTTCTCAGATCATCCCGGATCTCCCTGGTATGGAGCATGGTATATTTCTGAAGTTTTAAATATCCTGACCAAGGATCCTGAAACCTGGAAAAAAACTATTTTCATTATCAATTATGATGAAAATGATGGTTATTTTGATCACGTGATCCCTTTTGCCCCCCCTTTAAATCCGAGCCAGCCAATTGATATGAACGGAAAAACCGGGGTAGAATATGTGGACAAATCTCAGGAATATATGTCTGATCCCACATTAAAGGATTATGAAAAAGTAGAGGGAACTGTAGGCCTTGGCTACAGAGTACCTATGCTGATCGCTTCCCCATGGACTAAAGGAGGTTTCGTAAATTCTGAAGTCTCAGATCATACCTCTGTATTGCAGTTTCTGGAGAAATTCATTATGAAAAAACAGAATAAAAATGTTCATGTGGATAATATCAGCGACTGGAGAAGAGCCATTTGCGGAGATCTTACTTCCGCATTCAATGCTCCTAATATTAAGGCTCCTCAAATGGACTATCTGGATCAAAAGGATTATGCTAAAACCATTAACGCAGCCAAAAATAAACCTGTTCCTCAACTGAAATGGTATTCTGAGAATGAACTGAATAACAACCTGCTTTCCATTCAGGAAAGAGGACTGAAACCCTCTAACCCGCTCCCTTATGACTTCCAGGTGAATCTGGATGGAGATAAGATCAGGATGACCAACCTAAAAGAGAATGGAATTCCTCTTCATCTTTATGACAGAACCCAGTTCAGCAGTAATGATTATTATTTTTCCTATGCACTATATTCAAAACAGGAATTGTCTCACTCCGTGATACAATCAGGAGCATATGATTATGAGGTATTCGGACCTAATGGCTTTTTCCGAAGGTTTAAAGGAAACGATTCCCCGGAAATTGAGGTTCTCCTTATTAATAACAGTTCAAGAAATCAGATTGAATTAATCCTTAAAAATGATAAGAAGAAAAATGTTAATCTGATTCTGGAAAATCTGTATGAAAAAAATAAAAAGACAATATCCGTACAGAAATCTGAGAATAGAATACTCATTGATCTGAGCAAATATAAGGGCTGGTATGATTTCAAAATTATACTAAAGGATCACTTTTGGCATTTTGCAGGAAGAATAGAAACAGGTAAAGTTTCCGTTTCAGATCCGCACTGGGCATAATATGATTGCAATACTTAAGGCAACCCTGTACAACATGTACAGGGTTTTCTATTATCAATACTAACATAATTCATAATTATATTTCATTACAAAAGGTGAATTATCAACAATAAAAAAATTATGCTGTATTTTTTTCATACTATGTTGAATTTTATTATATTCACTTAACTAATTACAGCATCATGAAAAAATTAAATTTAACGATTGCAATGTCATTATTTGCCGTTGCATTATCCACCAATCTAAGTGCGCAGGATAACGCTACAGACAACCATACCGTTACAATTTCTATCCCAGAAGTTGCTTTGGTAGATATTGAACCTGCAGCTACGAAAAATATTACTCTTGGCTTTACAGCGCCAACAGAAGCAGGGAATCCTATTATTCCTGAGGCGGCCAATACTACTTTATGGCTTAATTATTCTTCCATCAAATCTGTTGCAGACCCTACCCGTAATGTAAGTGTCAGTATGAACGCGATCATTCCCGGAGTTGATCTTCACGTAACGGCTGCTGCTGCTACTGGATCCGGAGCTGGTACATTAGGATTATCCGCAGGTCTGTTGACCTTAAGTGCTGCCGGCCAGACCATTATTTCAGGGATTGGAAGTGCTTACACAGGAAATGGTGCCAATAACGGACACAACCTCACCTATGCTCTTGCTGCAGGAAGCGGCCCTGGCGGGGTGGCAGCCTACGCAGATTTACAGGCAACAGCCTCTACATTAGCTACCGTTACCTATACAATATCAGATAATTAGAATTTAGATACAATTCTTTTTTTGCATTCAAACACAAGAAGAAGCTGATATTCAGTTTCTTCCTGGTTTTGTATTATTCATGATTAAACCTCAAACTTTATATAATGATAAAGCGTATTCTTCTTTTGATCACCCTGATGTTGCAGTACAGTTTTTTACATGCCGGTATTGTGATTCTCAACGGGCTTACGCATTCCTACAAAATTGAAAACGGAAAAGTCTACAAGGGAAAAGTGGCCATTGAAAATACAGGCAATGCTCCTCAAACTGTAAAATTGTTTTTACAGGATTTTACCTATCAGGCTGACGGAACAATCAATTATACAACGCTGCATACCAACAAACGCACTAACGGAGAATGGGTTAAACTTAGTACCAACCTGGTTACTCTTAAGGGTAAAGAAAAAACAGAGGTATTTTATGAAATTACGGTTCCCAATCAGGCAATTGATCCCGGAACCTACTGGAGTGTCATCATTGTAGAACCGGTGGATGAAATAAAACCTAGTGATAATAGGCAGGGAGTAAATATTACTTCTGTTATACGCTATGCCATACAGGTCATTACAGATATTGAAACAGAAAAAGCCAAACCAGTCCTTAAGTTTGAAAGCGTAAAAGTAGAAAAGCAAGAGGGAAAGCAAACTGTAATGGTTGCAATAGCCAACAATGGCAATCTTTATTGTAAACCAACAGCAGCTATCGAAATCTATAACCGCAAAACTGGTGAAAAATTAGGGAGTTATTCAAGTTTAACGATGAGCTTACTACCCAATACGTCCAAAACATTTTATATTGATATCAGTAAAATACCCCCGGAAAAATATCAAGCAACAATAATAGCAACCGATGAAGAGGAAAATGCATTTGCACTCAATGTGGAATTAGAAGTAAAAAATGATTAGAACTTGGACTTTATTTATTATTATATCATTATTCCCGGTATTTATTTTTTCTCAACATCAATCTAACCGATTGATCAGTAAAAAAGATAGTTTGTTACCGGGAATGTCTACTTCTATCCCTTTCACATTAGAAAATAATTCAGCTGAAAATAGGACTTATGATATCTCAGCGGGTACTTCAAGTACGCATATTATACCCATTTTAGCAAAAGGAGAATTTCAAATGGCTCCTCACGAAACATCCGTCTATCTGGTTCCCTTACGCATTGCCACAGAAACCAGTGAGGGTACTTATTCTGTAACGCTGAATATTACTGATAGAAACAATGGAATCTCTTTCTCAAAAACTTCAAAAGTCACTGTTTCCGGAAACCGAAATCTTTCTCTCACTACTTTGAATTCACCGGAGTTTGTAAGGGCTGGAGAAACTATTCGTGCTTCTTTTCTTTTAAAAAATAATGGCAATGTAACAGAAGATATTATTTTGGAGAGTAAAAATGCCAGTGTTGATCATGAGTCCTCATTAGTATTGGCTCCCAATGATTCAAAAATAATCACTATTCACAAGGTAACCAACCCTGAGCTTTCCCAAAACGAATTTCAAAACCTAAATCTTTCGGTCTATTCAAAAGGCCATTTCAAAGATAATCAGACGGTCTATATAAGCACTCAGGTGATCTCTGTAAAACCATCCGAAAACGATATTTATCACAGACTTCCTGTTGCCGTTTCATTATCTTTCATTGGCATGAAGAATATGGGAGTTTACAATGACGGCTTTCAGGGAGAGATCTACGGTAAAGGAACACTTGATAAAAACAATAAAAACCAGATTGAATTTCGGGCAGTCACTCACAATCCTATAGAGCTCAATACATTTACCCAATATGAAGAATATTTTGTGAATTATAAGAGAGATCATGTATTTATACATTTAGGAGACAAAACGTTTTCTTCATCTTTCCTGACCGAATATTCGAGATATGGGCGCGGAGCAGAACTACGATTTGATATCAACAAGGTAAGCATAGGTGGTTTCTACAATCATCCACGATTTTTCCGCGATATAAAAGATGAATTTAATGTCTATTCAAAAATTAAAATAAGAAAGGAATCAGAAATCACTGCAGGATATTTGTACAAAATTCCCAGAACAGAAGAAAATGGCTTAGGGTTTACCAACAGAAGACTGGACTCCAATGCTCATCTTCCCTATGTAACGGCGAAGTTTCAGGTATCTAAAAATATTAATCTCTCAGGAGAGCTTTCATACAGTAAAACCAATACAACAGAAGGATCGGCCTATATGGTACAGGCACAGGCTAATTTTGAAAGGTTAAATGGAAATTTGATGTATATGAAATCCAGCCCCGAGTTTGCCGGATATTTTACCAATACAAGTACATTTAACGGAAATATTCAATACAGACTTTCAAAGAGGCTTAATCTTACTGCTAATTTTGTTCAGGACGCCAAAAACTTTGAAAGAGATTCTTTATTACTTGCTGCTCCCTACAGGAAATTTTTACAATATGGAATTCAGTATCAATATACGGATACAGGATCTGTAATGCTTTATGGTGGTTATCAAAAGTATCAGGATCGCCTTGAGCCTAAGCAGTTTGATTATGATGAGCATTTTTACAGGCTAAGCATCAATCAAAAAATAGGAAGTTTCCAGGTCAACCTGGAAGGGCAACTGGGAAAAACAGATAATTATCTGACAGGATTCTCGGGAACTTCCAGGCTATATACTGCCAATGTTGGATTTGAAAAATTTAAAACATTCTTTAATGTATACGGAAGCTATGCGGTGACCTCCAGATATCAGTTGAAAAATGAGAGACAATTTTATTATGGAGCAAGTATTGTAAGTAATTTTTCACAAAAAACGTCTCTGAGTCTTACTTATCAGAATAATTATATGCCGGAATATTATTTCAGAGACAGAAATCTTCTTGAGCTTCTATTTCACCAACAACTTTCCCCTGGCCATGAATTTGATCTGTCCGGACGCTATACTTTACAGAGAGGAGATCTGTCCAACAAAGACTTTATATTCTCTTTGCGTTACACTTTACGTTTAAATGTTCCGGTACAAAAAGTTGCTGAGTATACTACATTATCAGGAAACATCAGTAATCTGGGTGTGAAAAGAATATCAGAAATAAGGCTAATGCTTGGAAATCACCTTACCGTTACGGATAAGGACGGAAATTTTATTTTCAAAAATATTCTTCCGGGAAATTATTATCTTGAAATGGATCGATCTACCACAGACATTAATGATATCTCCACCATAGCATTACCCGCCTCTGTATCCCTCATAGGTAAAGAAAATATTTTTAACTTCGGATTGACTACAGCTGCCAAGATCCAGGGAAATATTCAGTTTACGGATACTCGGGAAAAAGATCAGCCTGCCTCTATTCAAAAAAAGAAAAAAGAAAGTGTCATTATAGAGACTGTGAGTGGTGAGCAAACTTACCGCAAGATTTGCTTTATAGGAGAAGTTTTTGATTTTACTTATCTCCGCCCCGGTGA containing:
- a CDS encoding phosphocholine-specific phospholipase C, which produces MDRREFLEKSSILLAGLGTSGVLHPAILKALAIEPAAQSTFYDAEHVVILMQENRSFDHAFGALKGVRGFLDQRTFVKPDGHSAFFQNDNTGKYASPARLDLRNTKSTWMSSLPHSWENQQHALNKGKYDQWLQAKASGNKDYKNIPLTLGYYNREDLPFYYQLADAFTIFDQYFCSSLTGTTPNRLFLWSGTLREQQNGKSKANVVNDDIDYDKARQAKWKSFPEILEEQNVSWRIYQNEISLPKGMSGEEEAWLSNFTDNPIEWFSKYNVKFSKGYHQNIPNIIASLKQEIIKNPGRKEKLEAIITELQEDQTTYHPDNYSKLSQYEKNLHEKAFTTNSNDPDYHHLEIGKDENGERLVVPKGDVLFQFRKDVEEKKLPLVSWLVAPEHFSDHPGSPWYGAWYISEVLNILTKDPETWKKTIFIINYDENDGYFDHVIPFAPPLNPSQPIDMNGKTGVEYVDKSQEYMSDPTLKDYEKVEGTVGLGYRVPMLIASPWTKGGFVNSEVSDHTSVLQFLEKFIMKKQNKNVHVDNISDWRRAICGDLTSAFNAPNIKAPQMDYLDQKDYAKTINAAKNKPVPQLKWYSENELNNNLLSIQERGLKPSNPLPYDFQVNLDGDKIRMTNLKENGIPLHLYDRTQFSSNDYYFSYALYSKQELSHSVIQSGAYDYEVFGPNGFFRRFKGNDSPEIEVLLINNSSRNQIELILKNDKKKNVNLILENLYEKNKKTISVQKSENRILIDLSKYKGWYDFKIILKDHFWHFAGRIETGKVSVSDPHWA
- a CDS encoding WxL protein host-binding domain-containing protein, which codes for MIKRILLLITLMLQYSFLHAGIVILNGLTHSYKIENGKVYKGKVAIENTGNAPQTVKLFLQDFTYQADGTINYTTLHTNKRTNGEWVKLSTNLVTLKGKEKTEVFYEITVPNQAIDPGTYWSVIIVEPVDEIKPSDNRQGVNITSVIRYAIQVITDIETEKAKPVLKFESVKVEKQEGKQTVMVAIANNGNLYCKPTAAIEIYNRKTGEKLGSYSSLTMSLLPNTSKTFYIDISKIPPEKYQATIIATDEEENAFALNVELEVKND